In one window of Nothobranchius furzeri strain GRZ-AD chromosome 11, NfurGRZ-RIMD1, whole genome shotgun sequence DNA:
- the cmpk gene encoding UMP-CMP kinase isoform X2, producing MFVRVVGSLCQRVPSVLTRRSVMTKPNVVFVLGGPGAGKGTQCSKIVETYKCTHLSAGDLLREERCRAESKDGQLIDAYIKEGKIVPVEITINLLRKAMEETMQKDSSKSCFLIDGFPRNEDNLHGWTRVMDGKAKVKFVLFFDCGTEVCINRCLERGKSSGRTDDNRESLEKRIQTYQQSTRPIIQLYEKQGKVRTVDASRPVDEVFADVMDLLNKEGFLLN from the exons ATGTTCGTCCGCGTCGTCGGTAGCTTGTGTCAGAGAGTACCCAGCGTGTTAACCCGGCGGTCGGTGATGACGAAGCCGAACGTTGTCTTCGTGCTGGGCGGGCCCGGCGCCGGCAAAGGGACCCAGTGTTCCAAAATAGTGGAG ACCTATAAATGCACCCACCTGTCAGCGGGGGACCTGCTCAGAGAAGAGCGATGCAGAGCCGAGTCTAAGGATGGACAGCTCATTGACGCTTACATCAAAGAAGGCAAAATAGTTCCTGTGGAGATCACCATCAACCTCCTCAGGAAG GCGATGGAAGAGACGATGCAGAAGGACAGCAGCAAGAGTTGTTTCCTTATCGACGGTTTCCCTCGTAACGAGGACAACCTTCACGGGTGGACCCGCGTCATGGATGGAAAGGCAAAAGTCaaatttgtgcttttttttgactGCGGCACCGAG GTTTGCATCAACAGGTGTTTAGAACGGGGGAAGAGCAGCGGGCGCACCGATGACAACCGAGAGAGCTTGGAGAAAAG AATCCAAACCTACCAGCAGTCCACACGACCAATCATTCAGCTGTACGAGAAGCAGGGAAAGGTGCGGACTGTGGATGCGTCTCGTCCTGTGGATGAG GTGTTTGCT